A region from the Chionomys nivalis chromosome 22, mChiNiv1.1, whole genome shotgun sequence genome encodes:
- the Golga2 gene encoding golgin subfamily A member 2 isoform X2, protein MWPPRFPPPHPGMSEETRQSKLAAAKKKLREYQQKNSPGVPAGAKKKKKIKNGSSPEKTTASDCQSPEDAPSDCAAPAPPTADDDTMFLGVVPSPDADLTSMASPQSHDAGNCSNLMEETKTFSSTESLRQLSQQLNGLVSETTSYINGEGLVSSNMKELESRYQELAGALDSSYVTNKQLSSTIEELKQQNQDTLDQLEKEKKDYQQKLAKEQGALREQLQVHIQTIGILVSEKAELQTALAHTQQAARQKAGESEDLANRLQSSRQRVGELERTLSTVSTQQKQADRYNKDLTKERDALKLELYKNNKNNEDLRQQNSELEEKLRILVAEKAAAQLGVEELQKKLEMSELLLQQFSSQSEASDSNQQLQHAMEERAQLETHVGQLLESLKQLQMERDQYAETLKGESAMWQQRVQRMAEQVHTLKEEKEHRESQVQELEASLAELRSQTEEPPPPQPPAGPSEVEERLQGEVEQLQKELEKLTGQLRAQVQDNESLSLLNREQEERLLELERAAERWSEQAEERKQILESMQSDRTTISRALSQNRELKEQLAELQNGFVRLTNENMEITSALQSEQHVKKELAKKLGELQERLGELKETVELKSQEAQGLQEQRDQCLSHLQQYAAAYQQHLAAYEQLTSEKEALHKQLLLQTQLMDQLQHEEVQGKMAAEIARQELQKTQERLEATSQENQQLQAQLSLLALPGEGDVEEEEEEAPRPSLTIPEDLDSKEAMVAFFNTAIASAEEKQAQLRMQLREQKARCRSLAHLAAPVQSKLEKEAVVPRSVSDSVSEESNQALHVAMEKLQSRFLEVMQEKVELKERVEELEHCCIQLSGETDTIGEYIALYQNQRAVLKARHLEKEEYINRLAQDKEEMKVKLLELQELVLRLVNERNDWQSKFLAVSQNPADVPTPVPTSSQGFGAAEQQGDLREVSLADSVETTQGDAGAPAPPENHTAQQIMQLLREIQNPQERPGLGSNPCIPFFYRADENDEVKIMVV, encoded by the exons ATGTGGCCCCCCCgcttcccccctccccaccccgggATGTCGGAAGAAACCAGGCAGAGCAAATTGGCTGCGGCCAAGAAAAAG TTGAGAGAGTATCAGCAGAAGAACAGCCCTGGTGTTCCTGCaggagcaaagaagaaaaaaaagattaaaaatggcAGTAGCCCTGAGAAAACCACCGCCAGTGATTGTCAGTCACCAGAGGAT GCGCCCTCAGACTGTGCTGCTCCTGCACCGCCAACTGCTGATGATGACACTATGTTTCTTGGTGTTGTCCCTTCCCCTGATGCTGACCTCACTAGCATGGCATCACCTCAG AGCCACGACGCTGGCAATTGTTCTAACCTCATGGAGGAGACCAA GACTTTCTCATCAACTGAGAGTCTGCGACAACTTTCTCAACAGCTCAATGGGCTTGTGTCTGAG ACTACATCCTACATCAATGGGGAGGGCCTCGTGTCTTCCAACATGAAGGAACTGGAG AGCCGGTACCAAGAGCTAGCCGGAGCCCTGGACTCCAGCTatgtaacaaacaaacaactcagtAGCACGATAGAGGAATTG AAACAACAGAACCAAGATACTCTGGATCAACTGGAAAAA GAGAAGAAGGATTATCAGCAGAAGCTGGCAAAGGAGCAGGGAGCTCTCAGGGAACAACTGCAG GTTCACATTCAGACCATAGGCATCCTGGTGTCTGAGAAGGCAGAATTACAGACTGCCCTGGCCCACACGCAGCAAGCAGCCAGGCAGAAAGCAG GAGAGTCAGAGGATCTCGCCAACCGTCTACAGTCTTCCCGACAGCGTGTGGGAGAGCTAGAGCGGACGTTGTCTACTGTGTCAACGCAACAGAAACAAGCAGACAGG TACAACAAGGACCTAACCAAAGAGCGAGATGCCCTCAAGCTGGAGTTGTACAAGAACAA CAAAAATAACGAAGATCTGAGGCAGCAGAACTCAGAACTGGAAGAGAAACTTAGAATCTTGGTGGCGGAGAAAGCAGCTGCACAGTTGGGGGTGGAGGAGCTGCAGAAGAAGCTGGAAATGTCGGAGCTGCTGCTGCAGCAG TTCTCTAGCCAGTCTGAGGCCTCCGATAGTAACCAGCAGCTACAACACGCCATGGAGGAGCGGGCTCAGCTAGAGACCCACGTAGGCCAG CTGCTGGAGTCGCTGAAACAGCTCCAGATGGAGAGAGACCAGTATGCAGAGACCCTGAAAGGAGAGAGTGCCATGTGGCAGCAGAGGGTGCAGCGGATGGCAGAGCAG GTGCACAcactgaaggaagagaaggaacacAGAGAAAGTCAGGTacaggagttggaggccagcttggcgGAACTCAGGAGTCAGACGG AGGAGCCACCACCCCCACAGCCTCCAGCTGGGCCCTCCGAGGTGGAAGAGCGGCTGCAGGGAGAGGTTGAGCAGCTGCAGAAGGAACTGGAGAAGCTGACGGGACAACTGAGGGCCCAGGTACAGGACAACGAGAGCCTGAGCCTCCTGAACCGGGAGCAGGAGGAGCGGCTGCTGGAGCTGGAGCGGGCCGCAGAGCGCTGGAGTGAGCAGGCGGAGGAGCGCAAGCAGATCCTCGAGAGCATGCAGAGTGACCGCACCACCATCAGCAGAGCGCTGTCACAGAACCGCGAGCTAAAGGAGCAGTTGGCTGAGCTGCAGAACGGCTTTGTCAGGCTG ACCAATGAGAACATGGAGATTACCAGTGCGCTGCAGTCAGAGCAGCACGTCAAGAAAGAGCTGGCCAAGAAGTTGGGCGAGCTGCAGGAGAGGCTGGGAGAGCTAAAAGAGACA GTGGAGCTGAAGAGCCAAGAAGCACAGGGTCTGCAGGAGCAGCGAGACCAGTGTCTGTCCCACCTGCAGCAGTACGCCGCCGCCTACCAACAGCACTTGGCTGCTTATGAGCAGCTGACCTCCGAGAAGGAGGCACTGCACAAGCAACTTCTACTGCAGACACAGCTCATGGACCAGTTGCAGCATGAGGAGGTACAGGGCAAGATGGCCGCTGAAATTGCCCGCCAGGAGCTACAAAAGACCCAG GAGCGTCTGGAAGCCACCAGCCAGGAGAACCAGCAGCTCCAGGCCCAGCTGAGCCTCTTGGCTCTCCCTGGGGAAG GAgatgtggaggaggaagaggaggaggctcCTCGGCCTAGTCTGACCATCCCAGAAGACCTAGACAGTAAAGAGGCCATG GTGGCGTTCTTTAACACAGCTATAGCCAGTGCTGAGGAGAAGCAGGCCCAACTACGCATGCAGTTGAGAGAGCAAAAGGCACGTTGCCGGAGCTTGGCTCACCTGGCAGCCCCAGTCCAAAGTAAGCTCGAAAAGGAGGCAGTGGTTCCCAGGAGTGTGAGTGACTCTGTGTCTGAGGAGAGCAACCAGGCCCTACATGTAGCCATGGAGAAGCTGCAG AGTCGCTTCTTGGAAGTCATGCAGGAGAAAGTAGAGCTCAAGGAGAGGGTAGAGGAACTTGAACATTGCTGCATCCAGCTTTCTGGAGAGACGGACACCATTG GAGAGTACATTGCTCTCTACCAAAACCAGAGGGCAGTGCTGAAGGCTCGGCACTTGGAGAAGGAGGAGTACATTAACAGGCTAGCTCAGGACAAGGAGGAGATGAAG GTAAAGCTGCTAGAGTTACAGGAGCTGGTGTTGAGGCTTGTGAACGAGCGCAATGATTGGCAGAGCAAATTCCTGGCAGTCTCTCAGAACCCTGCTGATGTGCCCACCCCAGTGCCCACGAGCTCCCAGGGATTTGGAGCTGCTGAGCAGCAAGGTG ACCTTAGGGAGGTGAGCCTGGCTGACAGTGTAGAGACTACACAAGGAGATGCTGGGGCGCCTGCTCCCCCTGAGAACCATACTGCACAGCAGATCATGCAGCTGCTGCGTGAGATCCAGAATCCCCAGGAGCGTCCAGGCCTGGGCAGCAACCCTTGCATCCCCTTTTTCTACCGTGCTGATGAGAATGACGAAGTGAAAATCATGGTTGTCTAA
- the Golga2 gene encoding golgin subfamily A member 2 isoform X4, with amino-acid sequence MWPPRFPPPHPGMSEETRQSKLAAAKKKLREYQQKNSPGVPAGAKKKKKIKNGSSPEKTTASDCQSPEDAPSDCAAPAPPTADDDTMFLGVVPSPDADLTSMASPQSHDAGNCSNLMEETKTFSSTESLRQLSQQLNGLVSETTSYINGEGLVSSNMKELEKQQNQDTLDQLEKEKKDYQQKLAKEQGALREQLQVHIQTIGILVSEKAELQTALAHTQQAARQKAGESEDLANRLQSSRQRVGELERTLSTVSTQQKQADRYNKDLTKERDALKLELYKNNKNNEDLRQQNSELEEKLRILVAEKAAAQLGVEELQKKLEMSELLLQQFSSQSEASDSNQQLQHAMEERAQLETHVGQLLESLKQLQMERDQYAETLKGESAMWQQRVQRMAEQVHTLKEEKEHRESQVQELEASLAELRSQTEEPPPPQPPAGPSEVEERLQGEVEQLQKELEKLTGQLRAQVQDNESLSLLNREQEERLLELERAAERWSEQAEERKQILESMQSDRTTISRALSQNRELKEQLAELQNGFVRLTNENMEITSALQSEQHVKKELAKKLGELQERLGELKETVELKSQEAQGLQEQRDQCLSHLQQYAAAYQQHLAAYEQLTSEKEALHKQLLLQTQLMDQLQHEEVQGKMAAEIARQELQKTQERLEATSQENQQLQAQLSLLALPGEGDVEEEEEEAPRPSLTIPEDLDSKEAMVAFFNTAIASAEEKQAQLRMQLREQKARCRSLAHLAAPVQSKLEKEAVVPRSVSDSVSEESNQALHVAMEKLQSRFLEVMQEKVELKERVEELEHCCIQLSGETDTIGEYIALYQNQRAVLKARHLEKEEYINRLAQDKEEMKVKLLELQELVLRLVNERNDWQSKFLAVSQNPADVPTPVPTSSQGFGAAEQQGDLREVSLADSVETTQGDAGAPAPPENHTAQQIMQLLREIQNPQERPGLGSNPCIPFFYRADENDEVKIMVV; translated from the exons ATGTGGCCCCCCCgcttcccccctccccaccccgggATGTCGGAAGAAACCAGGCAGAGCAAATTGGCTGCGGCCAAGAAAAAG TTGAGAGAGTATCAGCAGAAGAACAGCCCTGGTGTTCCTGCaggagcaaagaagaaaaaaaagattaaaaatggcAGTAGCCCTGAGAAAACCACCGCCAGTGATTGTCAGTCACCAGAGGAT GCGCCCTCAGACTGTGCTGCTCCTGCACCGCCAACTGCTGATGATGACACTATGTTTCTTGGTGTTGTCCCTTCCCCTGATGCTGACCTCACTAGCATGGCATCACCTCAG AGCCACGACGCTGGCAATTGTTCTAACCTCATGGAGGAGACCAA GACTTTCTCATCAACTGAGAGTCTGCGACAACTTTCTCAACAGCTCAATGGGCTTGTGTCTGAG ACTACATCCTACATCAATGGGGAGGGCCTCGTGTCTTCCAACATGAAGGAACTGGAG AAACAACAGAACCAAGATACTCTGGATCAACTGGAAAAA GAGAAGAAGGATTATCAGCAGAAGCTGGCAAAGGAGCAGGGAGCTCTCAGGGAACAACTGCAG GTTCACATTCAGACCATAGGCATCCTGGTGTCTGAGAAGGCAGAATTACAGACTGCCCTGGCCCACACGCAGCAAGCAGCCAGGCAGAAAGCAG GAGAGTCAGAGGATCTCGCCAACCGTCTACAGTCTTCCCGACAGCGTGTGGGAGAGCTAGAGCGGACGTTGTCTACTGTGTCAACGCAACAGAAACAAGCAGACAGG TACAACAAGGACCTAACCAAAGAGCGAGATGCCCTCAAGCTGGAGTTGTACAAGAACAA CAAAAATAACGAAGATCTGAGGCAGCAGAACTCAGAACTGGAAGAGAAACTTAGAATCTTGGTGGCGGAGAAAGCAGCTGCACAGTTGGGGGTGGAGGAGCTGCAGAAGAAGCTGGAAATGTCGGAGCTGCTGCTGCAGCAG TTCTCTAGCCAGTCTGAGGCCTCCGATAGTAACCAGCAGCTACAACACGCCATGGAGGAGCGGGCTCAGCTAGAGACCCACGTAGGCCAG CTGCTGGAGTCGCTGAAACAGCTCCAGATGGAGAGAGACCAGTATGCAGAGACCCTGAAAGGAGAGAGTGCCATGTGGCAGCAGAGGGTGCAGCGGATGGCAGAGCAG GTGCACAcactgaaggaagagaaggaacacAGAGAAAGTCAGGTacaggagttggaggccagcttggcgGAACTCAGGAGTCAGACGG AGGAGCCACCACCCCCACAGCCTCCAGCTGGGCCCTCCGAGGTGGAAGAGCGGCTGCAGGGAGAGGTTGAGCAGCTGCAGAAGGAACTGGAGAAGCTGACGGGACAACTGAGGGCCCAGGTACAGGACAACGAGAGCCTGAGCCTCCTGAACCGGGAGCAGGAGGAGCGGCTGCTGGAGCTGGAGCGGGCCGCAGAGCGCTGGAGTGAGCAGGCGGAGGAGCGCAAGCAGATCCTCGAGAGCATGCAGAGTGACCGCACCACCATCAGCAGAGCGCTGTCACAGAACCGCGAGCTAAAGGAGCAGTTGGCTGAGCTGCAGAACGGCTTTGTCAGGCTG ACCAATGAGAACATGGAGATTACCAGTGCGCTGCAGTCAGAGCAGCACGTCAAGAAAGAGCTGGCCAAGAAGTTGGGCGAGCTGCAGGAGAGGCTGGGAGAGCTAAAAGAGACA GTGGAGCTGAAGAGCCAAGAAGCACAGGGTCTGCAGGAGCAGCGAGACCAGTGTCTGTCCCACCTGCAGCAGTACGCCGCCGCCTACCAACAGCACTTGGCTGCTTATGAGCAGCTGACCTCCGAGAAGGAGGCACTGCACAAGCAACTTCTACTGCAGACACAGCTCATGGACCAGTTGCAGCATGAGGAGGTACAGGGCAAGATGGCCGCTGAAATTGCCCGCCAGGAGCTACAAAAGACCCAG GAGCGTCTGGAAGCCACCAGCCAGGAGAACCAGCAGCTCCAGGCCCAGCTGAGCCTCTTGGCTCTCCCTGGGGAAG GAgatgtggaggaggaagaggaggaggctcCTCGGCCTAGTCTGACCATCCCAGAAGACCTAGACAGTAAAGAGGCCATG GTGGCGTTCTTTAACACAGCTATAGCCAGTGCTGAGGAGAAGCAGGCCCAACTACGCATGCAGTTGAGAGAGCAAAAGGCACGTTGCCGGAGCTTGGCTCACCTGGCAGCCCCAGTCCAAAGTAAGCTCGAAAAGGAGGCAGTGGTTCCCAGGAGTGTGAGTGACTCTGTGTCTGAGGAGAGCAACCAGGCCCTACATGTAGCCATGGAGAAGCTGCAG AGTCGCTTCTTGGAAGTCATGCAGGAGAAAGTAGAGCTCAAGGAGAGGGTAGAGGAACTTGAACATTGCTGCATCCAGCTTTCTGGAGAGACGGACACCATTG GAGAGTACATTGCTCTCTACCAAAACCAGAGGGCAGTGCTGAAGGCTCGGCACTTGGAGAAGGAGGAGTACATTAACAGGCTAGCTCAGGACAAGGAGGAGATGAAG GTAAAGCTGCTAGAGTTACAGGAGCTGGTGTTGAGGCTTGTGAACGAGCGCAATGATTGGCAGAGCAAATTCCTGGCAGTCTCTCAGAACCCTGCTGATGTGCCCACCCCAGTGCCCACGAGCTCCCAGGGATTTGGAGCTGCTGAGCAGCAAGGTG ACCTTAGGGAGGTGAGCCTGGCTGACAGTGTAGAGACTACACAAGGAGATGCTGGGGCGCCTGCTCCCCCTGAGAACCATACTGCACAGCAGATCATGCAGCTGCTGCGTGAGATCCAGAATCCCCAGGAGCGTCCAGGCCTGGGCAGCAACCCTTGCATCCCCTTTTTCTACCGTGCTGATGAGAATGACGAAGTGAAAATCATGGTTGTCTAA